From Rhododendron vialii isolate Sample 1 chromosome 10a, ASM3025357v1, the proteins below share one genomic window:
- the LOC131303877 gene encoding protein ASPARTIC PROTEASE IN GUARD CELL 1-like, whose amino-acid sequence MVGESSPPFVPPLTFPPPIGPESLSLSLSLSLSTPDSQMATPPSLLTVVLILFLTVLNRSVSSSSSPYLSGLIQANALVLPPPHGGADNRHVMFLPLFLSPPTSPPNSSVVYKSRRQLQGSTSLRPIAHMRLHDDLLLNGYYTTRLWIGTPPQKFALIVDTGSTVTYVPCSSCEQCGRHQDPKFQPELSSSYQPVKCNIDCNCDTDRVQCVYERQYAEMSSSSGVLGEDILSFGNESELTPQRAVFGCENAETGDLYTQNADGIMGLGRGDLSVVDQLVNRGVISNSFSLCYGGMDVGGGAMVLGGIAAPSDMVFTLSDPGRSPYYNIRLKEINVAGKKLPLNPRVFDGKHGTVLDSGTTYAYLPEEAFVAFKSAIMAELHSLKQIPGPDPNYNDICFVGAGSDVSQLSNTFPVVDMVFGNGHKLPLSPENYLFRHSKVHGAYCLGIFQNGKDPTTLLGGIIVRNTLVMYDRERKKVGFWKTNCSELWERLQAIAPPPPDRTNSDGSPTMAPAQPPHISPGELQIGLITFYMLLSVQYGYLKPRITDLAHVVSQQLDVDDSQIKLLDFTAKGNDSLIQWAILPAGSGEYFTNATAMSIIARLSEHRVRLPDDFGSYQLVGWNIEPPPKQTWWHQPYMVVVVAIVITLVLGLSASGLWIIWKQRDQTLVSYKPVDNPVDSVIAEQELQPLRTEVAMA is encoded by the exons ATGGTTGGAGAGTCTTCTCCTCCCTTCGTCCCCCCGCTGACTTTCCCTCCTCCTATAGGTccagagtctctctctctctctctctctctctctctctccactcccgATTCCCAAATGGCAACGCCGCCGTCACTTCTCACCGTCGTCCTGATCCTATTCCTCACCGTGCTAAACCGGTCcgtttcctcctcctcctctccgtACCTATCTGGACTCATCCAAGCCAACGCCCTCGTACTCCCACCGCCCCACGGCGGCGCCGACAACCGCCACGTCATGTTCCTccccctcttcctctctcccccCACCTCTCCTCCCAACTCCTCCGTCGTATACAAGTCACGCCGCCAACTCCAAGGCTCCACGTCTCTCCGCCCCATCGCCCACATGCGCCTCCACGATGATCTCCTCCTCAACGG TTACTATACGACCAGGCTTTGGATCGGAACTCCTCCGCAGAAATTCGCTCTTATAGTTGATACGGGGAGTACCGTTACTTACGTTCCATGCTCTTCTTGTGAGCAGTGTGGTAGGCATCAG GATCCAAAGTTCCAACCAGAATTGTCCAGCAGCTACCAACCCGTGAAGTGCAACATTGATTGCAATTGTGACACTGACAGGGTGCAATGTGTTTATGAGAGACAGTATGCTGAAATGAGTTCTAGCAGTGGTGTGCTTGGCGAGGACATCTTGTCGTTTGGAAATGAAAGTGAACTTACACCCCAGCGTGCTGTTTTTGGTTGTGAAAATGCGGAAACTGGCGACCTTTACACTCAGAATGCTGATGGCATAATGGGTTTGGGACGTGGAGATCTAAGTGTTGTGGATCAACTTGTTAACAGAGGTGTAATTAGTAATTCTTTTTCCTTGTGTTACGGTGGAATGGATGTCGGGGGTGGTGCAATGGTTCTTGGTGGAATTGCTGCCCCTTCTGACATGGTGTTCACCCTTTCGGATCCTGGACGCAG TCCATATTATAATATTCGGCTGAAGGAGATAAATGTTGCTGGGAAGAAGTTGCCTTTAAATCCAAGGGTTTTTGATGGCAAACATGGAACTGTTCTGGATAGTGGTACTACATATGCTTACCTGCCAGAAGAAGCATTTGTAGCATTTAAGTCTGCT ATTATGGCAGAACTCCATTCTCTCAAACAGATTCCCGGTCCTGACCCAAATTACAATGATATTTGCTTCGTTGGTGCTGGAAG TGATGTCTCGCAACTGTCTAACACATTTCCAGTGGTTGACATGGTATTTGGCAATGGACACAAGCTGCCACTGTCTCCTGAGAACTACTTGTTTCGG CACTCAAAGGTTCATGGTGCCTATTGCTTGGGGATCTTCCAGAATGGAAAGGATCCAACTACCTTGTTAGGAG gaatCATTGTCCGCAATACTCTTGTGATGTATGACCGAGAGCGTAAAAAAGTCGGTTTCTGGAAAACAAATTGTTCTGAGTTATGGGAAAGGCTTCAGGCCATTGCTCCTCCACCTCCTGATAGAACAAACTCAGATGGATCACCTACAATGGCTCCTGCACAGCCGCCGCATATTAGTCCGG GCGAACTTCAAATTGGACTCATAACATTTTACATGTTGTTGAGTGTCCAGTATGGATATCTTAAGCCTCGCATTACAGACCTTGCTCACGTTGTTTCCCAGCAGTTAGATGTCGATGATTCACAG ATCAAGTTGTTGGATTTTACTGCTAAAGGAAATGATTCGCTTATACAATGGGCCATCCTGCCAGCAGGATCTGGCGAGTACTTTACAAATGCCACCGCAATG AGTATTATTGCACGATTATCTGAACATCGTGTCCGGCTTCCTGATGACTTTGGGAGTTATCAATTGGTTGGATGGAATATTGAGCCTCCACCGAAGCA GACTTGGTGGCACCAGCCTTACATGGTTGTGGTTGTAGCAATTGTTATTACCCTAGTTCTTGGATTGTCTGCTTCCGGTTTATGGATTATTTGGAAACAAAGAGACCAAACACTTGTTTCATACAAGCCTGTTGATAATCCTGTTGATTCTGTTATTGCCGAGCAAGAACTCCAGCCGCTACGAACCGAAGTTGCCATGGCCTGA